TCAGGGACTATTGGCCGGCATTCGGCAGCACCGGCGCGCGGATTTCGCCTTCTGGTGCGGCAGACAGCGCAAAATCCCGCGGCGACAACATGATGTCGGCAAGCGTATACTGATCGAACGTGGCCATGAAGGCGTTGAGCGCCTGATTCATCAGGCTGGGCAATCGGCAGCAGCCGGAAATGACGCACTGATTGGAGGGTGTCAGGCATTCTACCAGTGCGAAGTCCACTTCGGTGGCCCGCATCACCGCACCGAGGTTTATCTGTTCGGCGGGTTTGGCCAGCGTAAACCCGCCGGAACGGCCGCGAACGCCGCGCAAATACCCGGCCTTGGTCAGCATGTTGACGACTTTCATCAGATGGGCTTGGGATACCCGGTAGGCCTTGGCCGTTTCCTCGATGGTCACCAGCCGTTCACCCGCAGCCCCCGCATACATCAGCACCCGTAACGCATAGTCTGAGAAAGTGGTCAGTTTCATGGGGTTCCCTGGTATTGTTGGCCATCGCCTCTGGAGCTCGATGCGCGACGGATCTGGTCCTGCCTGCAGGCACGATCCATACCCGCAATGAAGCGCATCTGCCAGAGCGGTGCCGGTGCATGAAGCTGATCCCGGTCCATCGACCAGACCCCGTTCTGAAATCGGCTGCAACGGCTAAGGCGAACGACCCGGTCTGTTAGTTCCGCGCTTGTCTCATACGAAAATCATTACCACGACCGCGCCGATCACCACCGCAACCAGGCCACCGATCAACATTGGCAACAGCGTGTTGTCCTGGTCGATGTCGCGGGTTTCGTAGATCTGAGGCTCGGCGGGTTTGGGTGTGTTCTCGTGCTTTTCAATGGCATGTTCCGGCATGTTTTTGCTCCTATGTGGCTGTCGGATTTCATTGACAGGCGGTGTCATGGCAATTGTCGGTCTGCTGCCCTCTGTGCGGCAAGGCTCATCCAGTCTTCGTAGAGACCTCGATCCTCTTTTGAAAAACGGGCCCTATGTTTCAGATCCTCGAAAGAATCGTCAATGCGCAGCCGGTCATAGTCATCGCGAACCAGCGCTTCGAGATCCATCGGGACGTCTGGCTTTCCAGGTTCGTGAACAAGCACCGCCCCGTCGGAGGCCAGGCGCGGATGATCGGATGGCTGTGTCACCGCGCGTCTCCCTGCGTCTTGGATTTGCCGGTGTCGCGTAAAACTCCGAGCCCTGTTGTTACGGTCGCGTCAGCGTCCGCAACGGAAGCAATCGCGTCGTTGACGCCAGAGACTGTGGTTTCGTGCAGCCTCATGATGTGAGCCTGCAGGCTGGCGGCCGCGGCGGGGGGCAAAAGCCTGCAAAGCACCGCGTGGAAATAGGGCTTAAGCATGCGTCCGGTCACCCCGCGTTCGGCACAAATCAGATCAACGATATTGGCTTCGAGCCTGGACAGCTGAAGAGGCCGTGCGCCGCGATCAAGGATCACGCGCAGCGCGTCTTCTATCTGATCCCAGCGGGCGCCTGAGATATGCGTCATCACGTTGGTGATGTGGCTGTTG
This DNA window, taken from Hoeflea algicola, encodes the following:
- a CDS encoding RrF2 family transcriptional regulator — encoded protein: MKLTTFSDYALRVLMYAGAAGERLVTIEETAKAYRVSQAHLMKVVNMLTKAGYLRGVRGRSGGFTLAKPAEQINLGAVMRATEVDFALVECLTPSNQCVISGCCRLPSLMNQALNAFMATFDQYTLADIMLSPRDFALSAAPEGEIRAPVLPNAGQ